The Apium graveolens cultivar Ventura chromosome 3, ASM990537v1, whole genome shotgun sequence sequence tttacagaaggttttatttgataataatcatagtacaaactatgatattccttacaagtataaatggaatgccataaactaccacaatgaaaacaaggattttgtggcttatatctaacagactgactcttaactcctgattttgaaggtaaggagtttatgtttgAAAGAAACAATGGCACAGAAGAGAAGCTTGATAAACAATTTTATCGTATTATTTTTGCTTATCATATACAAGAGGAGTCTCAGAATATATAGGATTATTCTGGACAGACAAGAATCCCAACAAACTAGAAATCAGATCAGCACCAAATCTGGAATTAATAAAACAAATCCCTGACATTATTCCCATAATAAATGACTGTATAAATCATCTCTTAACCGCCCACAAATCTCTCCAGGTCATCTGATCTTCAACACTCCCCCTCAAGCTAGATTGTACACATCGAACAATCCTAGCTTGTTGATCATTCTTCCAAATAAGGGTCTAGGCAATCCTTTAGTTAAAATATCTGCTGTTTGCTCTACTGAAGGTACATAAGGAATGCAAATGTTTGGACAGGGTTATGAGCTATGTTGATGGCAGCCTTGTTATCACTGTACAATTTCATAGGGCTTTTTATTGCAACTTGAAGTTCTTTGAGTAATAGCTTCAGCCAAATCAGTTCACTAACTCCATTTGCCAAAGACCTAAATTCAGCCTCAGCACTACTTCTGGCGACTACATTTTGTTTCTTGCTCCTCCACGTGACCAAGTTTCCCCAAACATAAGTACAATACCCAGAGGTAGATCTCCTATCTACTACTGAACCAACCCAATCTGCATCAGTATAGGCTTTAATTTCTCGCGACTCTCCTTTCTCGAAGAACAATCCTTTTCCTGGACTTCCCTTTAAATACCTTAATATTCGAATAACCGCGTCCATGTGTTCTTTATATGGCTTGTCCATAAACTGACTTACCATGCTAACGGCAAAAGCTATATCAGGTCTTGTGTGGGCTAAATATATGAGTTTCCCAACAAGTCGTTGATATCTACCTTCGTCTACAGGAGCACTAGTATACTGATCTCCAAGTTTTATGTTTGGATCAGCCGGAGTATCAACAGGCTTGCATCCAAGTAGGCCTGTCTCCTTCAAAAGTTCAAGGACATACTTTCTTTGGGAAACAAGAATGCCTGATCTGTTTCGAGCAATCTCCATACCAAGAAAATACCTTAGCATTCCCATATCTTTGATCTCAAATTCGTCTGCCAACTTTCTTTTTAATCTATTAATCTCAGGAATATTATCACCTGTTAAGATAATATCATCAACGTATACTATTAGTATAGTTGACTTGCCGCCTTCGTGTTTGTAGAATAAGGTATGATCAACATGAGCTTGTTTATACCCTTGTTGGCGGACAACCTTTGTGAACCTTTCAAACCATCCTCTTGGTGATTGTTTCAGTCCATAAATAGTTTTTTTCAGCTTACAAACTTGTCTTATTTTTCCAACACTCTTAAAACCAGGAGGCAGTTCCATATAAATTTCTTCTTTCAAGTCTCCATTAAGAAATGCATTCTTGATGTCAAGTTGATGGAGCGGCCAGTCTAGATTTGCTGCAAGAGAGAGAAGTACACGAATTATATTTAGCTTGGCAACATGAGCAAAACTCTCTTGATAATCTATCCCGTATGTTTGAGTGAAGCCTATGGCAACCAAACGTGCTTTGTGCCTTTCAATAGACCCATCAGATTTATATTTCACAGTGAATACCCATTTACATCCTATTGGAACAACATCTTTGGGTCTATTTACCACTTCCAAAGTGCCGTTCTTTTCTAGAGCTTTCATTTCCTCTTCAACTGCCCTTTTCCACTCAGGTCGTCGTAAAGCTTCCTGAATATTTTTGGGAATTTCTTCTCCTTCAAGATTGGATACCAGTGCTTTCATGGAAGGTGATAAATGATCATATTGTACAAATTGTGCTATAGGATGTTGAGTACAAGAGAGAACACCTTTCCTTAAAGTAATAGGTAAATTATTAGAATTTTCCGCAAGAGAATGAACGGGTAAGTTACCTGATTCCGGGTCAGATTCATGGCAAGTCTCGAGAGCTGGAGGTGGCTGTTAATTCTTTCGACGAGAATAAACAAGAAGCTCTTTATTAGGATGGGTATTTTTCTGTTCATCTAAATCAGACACCTTGTTTTTCTTTTGATTATTTTCAGCATCAAGATTCTCCCCTTGTTTTTTTATTCTCATCACCAGTCTCTTCCATTGGCAAAGATGAATACTCAGAGGGATAAAGAGGGAAATCGAGGATTTCTGGAAAATATTGCCAGGAGGTAGAGTTTTGCCAAATATTTTCTTCGCTAATTCTTTCACCACGTTTTTGTTTCTCCTCCCCCTGAAGAAAATTTTTGGGAAAGAAAGGAGTATTTTCAAAGAAGGTAAGATCCATGGTCACAATTAATTTTTTCTTTTCAGGATAGTAACATTTATACCCCTTCTGGTTCGCAGCATAACCAAGAAAAATACATTTTAAGGATTTTGGGTCAAGTTTGTTTCGATTGAGTTCATGGTTGTGGGCAAATACAGTACACCCGAACACTTTTAGAGGAAGACTACTGATAGTCCTATTTTCTGGAAAAGATTTAGATAAGACGCTTAGTGGAGTTTGAAACTGAAGAACCTTTGAGGGCATCCTATTTATAAGGCATCAAGCAGTGAGAACAGCATCCCCCCAGAAAAGTTTAGGAGTGTTGGATGTAAACATAATTGACCTAGCAACCTCCAAAAGATGTTTGTTTTTTCTTTCAGCGATGCCATTTTGTTGGGGGGTGTAGGtgcaagaactttgatgaatgATCCCATTTTCAATAAGATATTTTCCTAAAATATGGTTAAAATACTCTTTACCATTATCTGTGTGTAAGACTTGAATATTAATAGAGTATTGAGTTTCAACCATTTTGTgaaaatttatgaaaatttgtttGGCATCGGATTTATCTTTGAGCAAGTACAACCAACATACACGAGTATGATCATCGATAAAGGTAATGAACCAACATTTTGAGTAAATGTTATGAGACTGAGAAGGCCCCTAAATGTCACTATGAATCATGGCAAAAGGTCTACTAGCTTTATAAGGTTTGGGTTTAAAGACGGATCTTTGATGTTTGGATAACTGACAGATTTCACATTGAAAATTATCATCATTCTTAAACAAGGAAGGAAATAGATGCTTCAAATATGTAAAACTGGGATGTCCTAATCTGAAGTGCCACAACATTACTTGATTTTGCCTTGACAAAGGTTCCCAACTAACATTATGAACTTGTTTATTCTCGTCGTTGCCCATGTCAAAGTAATACAACCCCTCATGTTCACTAGCATTGCCAATCCTCTTCCCCGAACTCAAGTCCTGAAATTCACAACAATTCTGTAAGAAAATGACTTTACAATTACAATCCTCTGAAATTTTGCTTACAGACAATAGATTACTTGATAGATTTGGAACATATAATACAGTCTTGAGAACAAGGGTTGAGTTAATTTTAACAGTTCCAATTCCATCAATCGGAGACAATGACCCATCAACAATTCTTACTTTAGTATTCCCATGATTCGGAATATATGAGGATAATAATTGAGCACAACCTGTCATATGATCTGAGGCACCAGAATCTATAATCCAAGATCTTAATTTATCTTGTGCACAACTTAGAGCTGAATGCAAATGTCCTTCATGTGCAATGAAAGTATCAGGAGAAAGAAAATTACCTTGTTGGGCTACTAAAGAAGTACCGGTTATATTATCAGGAGAGACAAGCTTATAAAGGCGCTCAAGTTGCTCCTTATTGAGGCGCCGCCTAAATTTTCACCAGGTTTTTGTTCAGCTCGTTCAACATTGGTTTGATAGGCACGAGTATCCTTCTGAAAGTGCCCATGCTGCCTTTGATGTTCACGATAATTCTGATTTGGAGGTTTTCCATTCAATTTCTAGCAATTTTCTTTAGTGTGACTAGTTTTTTTACAGTAGTCACACCAAAGATTTCCTCTTTTAGGATGCCTTGGTTCATTCGGGAATTCGGATTTTCGCATCGGATCATAACTCTTAGAGACAAGTGCAGAAGCCTCTGATTGAATAGTAGATTTAGGATCACCAAGCATAATTTTCCGCCTACTTTCCTCCCTTCGAACTTCAGCGAAGACTTCTTCAATTTGAGGCAGTGGCCACATTCCTATCATTCTCCCGCGGACCTCATCTAGATCCTTGTTCAATCCAGCTAGAAAGTCAAAAGTACGGGTCTTTCCTACAAGTTCTGCATATTTGCCTACACAATCACTGCACCAGTCATTTGGCTCAAATATATCCAGCTCCTGCCATAACTTGGTAAGAGTTGTGTAGTACTCTGTGACGTCCATACTTCCTTGTTTGAGATCTCTGGCTTTATCTCTTAATTCACACAACTGTGCTGAATTATCCAAATCAGAGTATGCAACTTTCACCTTATCCCAAATGACCTTGGCTGTGGAGTGGACCAAATATAGTGACCCGATTTGTTCCTCCATGGAGTTGATGAGCCAAGACATCACCAAAGCATTTTGAGTGTCCCACATATTGTACGAAGGATCAGTTGAACTTGGTTTCTTTAGCGAACCATCAAGAAACCCAATTTTTCCTCTTCCCCGTATAACCATTTGAACAGATCTTGACCATTGAAGATAATTTTTCCCATTTAGTTTGAAGGGAGTAATCTGAAGGGGAAGGGTAGAGTTATCAATGGGATTAATAGCAAGTTTAGGTACTTGAGATGATTCCACAACAGCTTCCTCCTTTCCGTCCTTGCTTGATCCGGTAAGGGCCTGTCTATAGCCTGCCATGGTGTATTTTTCTTTCAACAATATCCTTGCTCTGTTACCATGAAAGAAACAATGGCACAGAAGAGAAGCTTGCTAAACAATTTTATTGTATTATCCTTGCTTATCATATACAAGAGGAGTCTCAGAATATATAGGATTATTCTGGACAGACAAGAATCCCAACAAACTAGAAATCAGATTAGCACCAAATCTGGAATTAATAAAACAGATCCCTGACATTATTCCCATAATAAATGACTGTATAAATCATCTCTTAACCGCCCACAAATCTCTCCAGGTCATCTGATCTTCAACAATGTTCTTATtattcctgcaaaaagaagccagatggttagagtttccacagttatgacatgtttttctaggagcattaggaacaagcttataattgttacttttgttcacaccttcctttccattcttatttttcctaggtggctttaccttgtttacattcttaacacctttcagcttatgtttaagctgcttcttcgtcattaagcctatgttaacttcagttggcttatcctatttATGTTTGTCaaagttaatttctccttaacttctgatttctcaatatcagtctttgcagttacaaacttaacaagatttatctttggtttttgtttaacaactataggctcagtttctacagttcccttactgttcttatcatctccataacctaagccctctctccagtttccactgctaagaatatcctgagttgttctaccagagttagtccaagtcctgataatttctctttccttttctaactcagtttttagagattcattcatttttagcacttcatccctaacataaaaggcatcatctctatctttctgagtttaatggaacatgactaactctttttctaaataatcatttctctttttataagcaagattttcagaagttaatctttcacatgttaaagtttgatctttataactaatgaacatggtcttaagatatcttcttaactcagtaatatcatcagtatgaaaggcatacgtagtttgaggtacctttaagttagcagtatcagaactgctatcagcatttgccatcaaggcatagttttcctcatcctcagaatctgaagcatttgactagcttttcttctttgtgacaagagccttgcctttatcacttttcccttttctgcaattaggagatatatggcctttctcaccacagttgtagcatttaacatttgagtaatctccttgtcagactttcctcctttgccttcagattttatgaaacctttcttatcagaacttgcacctttcctagaaaacttctttcctctcctgaattttctttatgcaatctttgtgattcctttcaccataaaagtacacagcttcatcatctcctcatcagggtccatctcaggtatactttcagtttctgagtcatcatccgtcatcatcactatcagaacttgatgactcagtatcagactttgtgatgagagcctttcccttgcctttctttgaggcagcaactttgggactttcctcctcagccacaaaagcaactgtccttgactttcttccattcctcttgc is a genomic window containing:
- the LOC141714838 gene encoding uncharacterized protein LOC141714838; translation: MAGYRQALTGSSKDGKEEAVVESSQVPKLAINPIDNSTLPLQITPFKLNGKNYLQWSRSVQMVIRGRGKIGFLDGSLKKPSSTDPSYNMWDTQNALVMSWLINSMEEQIGSLYLVHSTAKVIWDKVKVAYSDLDNSAQLCELRDKARDLKQGSMDVTEYYTTLTKLWQELDIFEPNDWCSDCVGKYAELVGKTRTFDFLAGLNKDLDEVRGRMIGMWPLPQIEEVFAEVRREESRRKIMLGDPKSTIQSEASALVSKSYDPMRKSEFPNEPRHPKRGNLWRRLNKEQLERLYKLVSPDNITGTSLVAQQGNFLSPDTFIAHEGHLHSALSCAQDKLRSWIIDSGASDHMTGCAQLLSSYIPNHGNTKVRIVDGSLSPIDGIGTVKINSTLVLKTDLSSGKRIGNASEHEGLYYFDMGNDENKQVHNPPPALETCHESDPESGNLPVHSLAENSNNLPITLRKGVLSCTQHPIAQFVQYDHLSPSMKALVSNLEGEEIPKNIQEALRRPEWKRAVEEEMKALEKNGTLEVVNRPKDVVPIGCKWVFTVKYKSDGSIERHKARLVAIGFTQTYGIDYQESFAHVAKLNIIRVLLSLAANLDWPLHQLDIKNAFLNGDLKEEIYMELPPGFKSVGKIRQVCKLKKTIYGLKQSPRGWFERFTKVVRQQGYKQAHVDHTLFYKHEGGKSTILIVYVDDIILTGDNIPEINRLKRKLADEFEIKDMGMLRYFLGMEIARNRSGILVSQRKYVLELLKETGLLGCKPVDTPADPNIKLGDQYTSAPVDEGRYQRLVGKLIYLAHTRPDIAFAVSMVSQFMDKPYKEHMDAVIRILRYLKGSPGKGLFFEKGESREIKAYTDADWVGSVVDRRSTSGYCTYVWGNLVTWRSKKQNVVARSSAEAEFRSLANGVSELIWLKLLLKELQVAIKSPMKLYSDNKAAINIAHNPVQTFAFLMYLQ